Genomic window (Aethina tumida isolate Nest 87 chromosome 4, icAetTumi1.1, whole genome shotgun sequence):
ACTTGGAcggattatatttattaaatataaatgatattttataaataattttgagtacattttataatataaaccaaTTACTAAgatgtaatgtaataaaaacttaatttttattttagggtgtttaatttattttgtgatttccaatattttttatatattttggaaaaaattggGACGAATTTACCGTCGTAAACCTCATCAggttttttttccaaaatgctgtgttttttttattatttttgaccataaataaatcaaataattttgaacacaaaatattcgtttattaaaaattttttataaatcgttAGTAAggttccatttttttttcaaataattaagctTTTCTAGAcagttattttcaaatatccaTAATTTTCTGTTCCtttgtgaaaaaattatcagattgtacataatttgataaatattggatagaactaaataattttgtagaaaaaatattcaagtttttgtaattttaacatattattatgataaaaaaatgtttaaattaattttaccgttgaattttgtatttaaaactttatataattattttaaaatgaattatgggTCTTTATTGTCGTATACACTTGGAAGAGtccattctaaaaatttatttttaaatatcaacaatGTTCTAAttctttgtaaaaaatatatcagagATTTTTTTATCGACAAAAAAGTACCATTTCTGtttcatcaaaaaaatatcagaaattattaatcgacaaaaaagtacaaaatctttttctttaaaatattcaacttttttggtttattgtacataatttgataaatattacatagaactaagtaattttgttgaaaaaatatttagttctaaagttttagtaattttaacatattattacaataaaaaatatatttaaattatttttacccttcaattttgtttttaaaactttaaataattatattaaagtgaATTTATGGGTGTTTATTGTGGTATACATATGGGAGGAGtccattctaaaaaattattattaaatatcaacaatCTTCTGAttctttgtaaaaaaatatcagattcaaaatattcaacttttttggtttattgtatataatttgataaatattggaCTGAACTAGAACTGAAgtttgtagaaaaaatattcaagtttttgtaattttaacatattataataaaatattatatttaaattatttttattcttcaattttgtgtttaaaactttaaataattattttaaaataaatttatatgtatcgTATACACCTGTGAGGTGtccattctaaaaaaataattttaaatatcaacaattttttgattctttatgaaaaatatcagatttttttataaatagacaaAGAagcatcatttttttttcatcaaaatattcaacttttttggtttattgtacacaattagataaatattggattgaactaaataattgtgtagacaaaatattcaagtttttgtaattttaacatattattataataataaaatacatttaaattatttttacccttcaattttatgtttaaaactttaaataattattttaaaatagatttataggtttttattgtaatatacaCAGGGAAGGAGtccattaaatacaatttttaaatatcaacaatttattctgattctttttaaaagaatatcaatttttttttataaatagacaaagaagtacaattttttttcttcaaaatatttaagttttttggtttattgtatataattagataaatattggattaaactaaataattgtgtaaaaaaatatttaggtttttgtaattttaacatattatattaaaaaaatatatttaaattatttttacccttcaattttgtgtttaaacctctttaaataattattttaaaatgggtgattgtaaaaaatatcagatttttttataaataaacaaataagtatcatttttttcttcaaagtattcaacttttttggtttattgtacataatttgataaatatggactaaattagataatttaatttgattatattattatttattataagtatttttataaaagaatagcCAAAAAGGAGATTGTTTACCAATTTTGTAGAGCTTTTTTGCTTTTGGTCATTATTCGAAAACTACTAGATAGTTATATatccataatttaattatttaattaaatcattattaattctaTAATGGAGTGGAAATTCCAGCTCATAAACTTTTCCAAGAAAAACTACAGGTCTCGacttgtaacattttaaattaatcaagttAACAAAACTTTAAGCCATTTCGTATTAATTTATCCACAAACCACCAGGTACAGGCGCGGCAAAAGCGTCGcgccaaatttaatattcaaatccaATTTACCTGCCAGTAAATCTGTAAATGCACTCGTCCCCGTTACGGCCGTTACACACCAGAAACCCAAACGTGCATAATTCCTTCCGCCGTCGTGAATCTATCCCCCGACGCCAACCAGTTCGTCCCCCCGTACTTTTTCGTCCACGTCCACCCACGAATTAAATCAACAGTGGCGGTCCGGGACGACGCAAATATCCGTCGCCGAACGATGGACGCGTGTGTGTGGTGTTAATTGTGctaaaaacttttatgtaaCGAACATTTTGCGACGTTTAAAAATACCGAATTTTTCGAAAAAGCGCCGCACAACCGAATTTCCTGAAATCCATCTATTTTCGTGTGGCGGTTTTTTCGCCCGCCGTATCCGTGACTCACGTCGCCAACAGAACGAACGGTCAACGTAGATTTTGAATgagcatttaaaaataattttccaatacgtttttattattgttgccGTTTTTATTTCGGCGTGCGGACTTCGTGCCCGCGAAACCGTCCCACGACTGACGTGAAGTCAGTTTCATTCGGGCCAATGCAAATAGTAATTTTGTACCTGACGATCCGAACCGATCCGCGTTGACCAATGAAAACGCTAATTTTAACTTCAAAGTTTCTAGGATGCATTTTTTGTTCCAAACAAAGTAAAAAAGGCGTAAAATGCGGGCAAAGTGGTTGCAAGTGTGTGAAACTATGTCTGTGAACGGTTGTGTTGTTTTATAGTACTTGTTTATTGTGGAAACTCTGTTTACTGTCGTTTTTTGATTGATGTTGTAACTCGAAAAGTCGCTTGGCCAAAATGGACGTAGTTAACGCTCAAATTAAGTCGCAAAGTTCAATATGCAGCGAATCGACAGCGGACGAAGCCCCATCCCGTACTGGTAAGCCCCGAAAGCCCCCGAAACCgttaaaaaatgattgttaTCTAAAAATACACATCACAATTGTTAGGTTATGTTGACTTGTCCAAGGTTAAACGAACGCAAAACCTTaattcacacacacacaccgaTTTCCCATTTCCCAACGTGAAATCTAATGCACGATATTTTAGCTTCGACCATATTGGACCGACGGATATGCTTGGTAGGCGATTTACAAAATGACGTTCCATTACGTAGGGCTGCTGACACATTTGATGTACCTGTTGTGACATCCAACGATGGAAGGGAATACATTGATGGAAGCTTTAGCACGGTGTTCGTCGTCAAGGAATTCGAAGGCGACATTTTCACATATCTGTCCAGGGCCAAGCAATGCATCCTTGGACCACCTGCCCTCCAACAACTTGCCCAACAAGAGAAACCTCTTCCATGCAACACACGGCCACTTTATAACCTGGCCATGAACGGTGTTGTTTTATGTTTGACTGGATTTAAAGTTAAAGATGAATTGGTTAGTACAGTTTTAAAACTAGACCTAAAATTTCATCGAAATAAGCAAGATCCAAGTAgcagttttattaatagttcatTTTGTAGTCTGAGGGCTgataacacaaatttatttgaaattcaaatttttatccaaCACTAAGATTTTGATGTTGCCTATGACTATATAGTGTTAATTCAATcttgaattttgtttttatataactgtTAATcgatcattaataattaaagttaacttgtgatatttttacaattccatattaattttgtattagatTTGAAACTTTTGCCCTAATTATAAGATTATTCTTAATTCACATACAATATTATCTATAACACAGAAATTTTGCTAAATGTATTACAGTAATTTATGAGGGAAATAACATTTTGATGTCATCTATTCCCATCAAGTTTTAAGTTCAATAAAGaatgttatttttacacatttattgAGTATTAAGGTTGACTTATGATATTctcataatttaacaataattttgtcttaaaattcaaatttttgtccaaatatatatatatttatttttgatttataaacaatatagtCTGTCAGCAAAAATTGAGCTAAATGAAGAGTACTAATATAGTagggaaataatattttgttgtcacctattcctcaatatttttaatttatatacaataatgtatatcagaagaaatttaattaaatgaaattgaagaaatttaggagggaaataacattttgaagctgtcTATTACCTTCAAGTTCTGAGTTCAATTTAGAACGTTACTTTTACACAATAGTGTGTTGATCATTGAGAATTAATATTGACTGTGATGTTTTTACAATTCCACAAtgtttcctaaaatttaaatttcatattctcataatttcacattaattttgttttaaagttcaaatttttatccaaatataccttatttttgatttacatACAACATTGTCTGCAGAAATTTAGCTAAATGAAATGTAGTAATTTAGAAGGAAAATAGTATGTTGATGTCATCTATTACTCATCAagtattaaatacaatttagaattttatttatacacaataGTTGTTTTTACATAACGTGTTGATCATTGAGAATTAAGGTTGACTTGTGAGATgctcataatttcattttaaattttaggagGGAAATAGGATTTTGATGACATCTATTACtcaagttttaaatacaatttagaattttatttttacataatgttCATCATTGAgacttattattacattaattttgttttaaaatttaaatttttctccaaatatacaaaattatttcggattataatacaatatttagcTAAATGTGGAAGGAATTGATATTTTGATCTATTGCTTCCATCTCTTAtggtcaatttttaatttttcttatctaTTAATTGTTGGGAATTAACATTGCAtgtaataatatcaaatttaatttatcttattgtttgtaattatctgtaataatataatgtacaattgtataaaagataatacattttttttttctagcaAAAATTAGTTCCTTTAATTCATCATATGGGAGGTTCAATACGAAAAGATGTATCTGAAAAAGTGACACATTTAATTGCAAACGTCGTCGGTGGAGAGAAGTACATTTACGCCAAAACATTCAGGGTTCCCACCATGAATCGTCAGTGGGTATACGATAGTTGGGAGCGGCGTAATGATTTAGATTTTAGAGCCACCcaagacaaaattatagtaagTATTGCTAAAACTTAACTCAGTatcttttgttaattttctattgaaacTGTGCTTACATTAGGACCATGGATAGAGGTAATCGTCTCTTTAGCAGCCTCCTTGTAGCAATCCAAATTTGTAacacaatttgtattttttagaatgAACATAAACTGAATGTCTTCCACGGCGTGAAGGTGTGTTTCTTTGGGTTCGCCGGCGATGAAGAGAGGCACATGACTGAAGTACTGATTGAAAATGGGGGCACTGCAACTACAACAGATGATCCAAGTTGTACCCATGTGGTAAGACAGATTTTCAAgccaaattttattgtttctgaaggtttttctaaaaatttttgtgaaattaactctttatttatgtttgtggtacgaaatttatatgaaagttttgtttattaactgAAAATCAAGTGTATTGTAATATTTGAGCCTGTGTTGTTACTCTTTGTGTatcatttttcttttgattAATTGTCAAAGTTATGTTGAGCAATATTGTACCAATTACTgaattatagttaattaatacaatattattttatcgatATCAATCTGTGAGTAGAAACGCAGGCACAAGTAAAATCATCCGATAATGCACATTTCCTAACTTGCCGCACCGTATCATCCTTCTGTCATAGTTTGAATACTCGGTGCGTCCAATACAATTGGTATCTCATATGCATGGTCGTGGGTTTTAGGTAATGGAACAGTCAGAAGTCTTCACACTGGAGCCAACCAGTGGACCGCTTTCCCCTAAACCCAAACCTCCCGAACCCGTCGCCTCCCCAGTCCCCGTCCAAAATACCCGCACCCCCAGTCAGTTGAATAGCTGTTGCATTACCGGCATGTTTTCCAGCAAAACACAAACAATGTCATGTCTCGAAACGCTGAAAGAAACGTCGCAAGACGAGCTGTCCAACGGCATGGACAGCATGTGTTTCGAACAGTCGTTTGACCTGAACTCCACGCACGCGGGCTACAGAAAACGTAAATTTCCGTCGCCCGAACAGTCGAGCGTGAACGCAAAACGAAAGCGCGACAAAAGCTACAGCGAGAAACGCAAAAAGGTCACCGAATTCTTTAAAACACCAATAAACCTGTTCTCGAACCGACGTCGTACAATCGACGCCACCAGCTTCAGCCAAAGCATGAACGACAGCGTTCTCTCGAGCTCGGGCGTGTTCAACGTCGAAACGGTCCAAAACTTGAGCTGTTACAACGACGACACGCCGCGCGGCGTCAAACGACTGAAAAAGAGTCTGTTCAACCGAACGTTCAGCTCGTCGAAATTTTTACGCAGTTCTAAGAACAAAAAGTGCGATCTGAACGCCACAAGGTTGTCGTTCGGCGAGGCGGAAGAGCCCGACGGCGCCGACAAGATTAATGCCAGCTGTTTCCCTGACTTTTCCCTGAACACGAATCACCATCACACCCTCCACGGTCGTCACCCCTCCCATAGCGAATCTAACGAAGTTAAAGTAAAGGCCGCCCGAGGGATCTCTGCATCATCGGTACTAACTTCATTTCACTGTATAATGGCGCTCTGTCGAGAAGTTCCCTTTCACCTCAGTTCATGCATTCTTAACTATAACtacaacttatttttattttagcatGAATTATTTGAGTTGGTactaataattctaaaattttgagaaCAGTTTTGACtttaatactttataatacaaatttcgGGAGCCAGTACATTTTTTAGCATGAagatttgacatattttttacatagattagtactaataatattacatgGTATCTCAATGGTACGAATATTTACAGACCAAAGAGAGAACAATTTATGACTTATGTGTTGgaaactcaattttttaaaatgctgTTATCGTAAACcgtattttatgtatgattctaataatcaaaattcatGTTTACTCATACTTACGTAAAAAATATgacataattactaatttttaattatcaatcgTTAATATGCAATAAGaatgaataagttaaatattatatttgggaGATTAAACATAGTCACTCTAACTTATAATTGTCAGTATATTTcatgataatttaaatgtttccaaatttgccagaaaaattgttcatatattttttaaaacatggaTTTTTcgtacattattaataaattattgggggatatattttttaaagtatgtgGCTTATTTTACATAggtaaatgtctgtataaagtaatatatgtaacttctttattttaatgtcataATTAAGGAAGATGtaagacaaaaataatttaaatgtgttaagTAATTTcttgtctaaaattattttaaaaatttctcaattttgaatagattttaaaaagtcaatatgtatattatctattaatttagcaacaatttattcatatcataaaatttaaatattttactggataaaatatgcaaaatatcaatttaacacTTTGTTTTCAAAGTTATCTATTTTTTGAAGATTatatagatattaaatattgaataatcttttatcattttttctttctatGTTAGAAATAAGCACATTTTGACTAgaattccaataaatttaatattttcattaaacgtCTAATAAGTaccaaaatttgttaaattttgagtggaaTTCCAAAATATTCGATATTTTTACCAAACATCgaataattatcaatgattATCAAATCTATAACTTTTCAAATCTGCTAAAATTAACGTAAAAAAGGGTTTGAGTTATCAAAATGCGGTTTGCGACAGTtaggattaaaaaaaattgacgtCCTGATGTTAAAATAAGTCTCTGCATCTGGTCCGGAAATCCTCATAACAGTCGAATACAaacaatactttaaaaaactgGCAATTCCTGATAAAATGGGTGAACTTTTCGACGGAGCATTTTACTAACGTTGTATCGGTTTTCAAAAACGACCCAAacgtaacataaaaaattggcaaTTTGACCTTAAACCTTGTCCACGTGGTGTTGTGTCCTTTTTGAAAACCAGTCTAGGTGTTTTTATCTCACAAACATCCTGCTCGTACCCCGCTTACCCCCACACAAACCGACCGAGGTTCACGTGTTGAGCTCCGACACCAAAAGCCGGCCTAACCTATTGTTCTTCTATTCAGGTTGTGGACGAACAGCAGGGACGGGGCGAGAGGCCGGGCGGATTCGGCGGTCGCGCCCATATCGTCAGGGCCGAGTGGTTCTGGACGTCGGTGCAGAAGGAATACTGTCTCGAAGAGACGGACTACATAGTGGACGAAGTAAGTAGCTTGCCGCCTTTTTGGAAGTTACGTAGGATGCTTAATATGCGGGCGGCGCAGGTTCAGAGGCCGCCGGCCAGTCCGGTGCGGATCAATAATAACGATTACGATTGCGATTTCGTCACGGTAACCATGGATATTGATCAGTTTCAGGAAGCTGATTGTCCGACGTGCTGCATCATTAATTAACTTGACTGTGATGTCTTGAAACTACCAAACATGGAACAGTATTATGATCATTTGTGTTCCTACTGACTGTGATAGAAAGTTGCACAACTATAAGTATTTATACACCTTGTCAAACAAGACTGATAACGTCGATTAAGTTTTGCGAACTATTCGGTACATATTTTCTGAAACAAActgtatataattgtttaaattcgtttctaagctttatttatttgtaatattattatcttttatataaattctgtttctattcttattgtatttcatgttccaaataaaacaattcataattttgacgTCTTCTTTTCAAAATTCCCGCATTAtggttttaatagtaaaaaacgcgatttggaaaaaaaactatatcgACATGAAAATACAGACTAATTTCTGGGTAAGAAGTGACAAGGTGTAATTTTACGTATAATTGTGTTTTTGTGAACTGTGAATTGTTCTTTGTTTCAGTTATTTAGTACTTTACTTTGTTAGGTAATacgattttttaaacatattttgatgaatatttacatttttggtgGTTTTCAAGTGTAGTATGATAATTGGTTACACATTATGCAATCAACTTCTAAAAACTGTTTCTCAATATCCACTGATTTATATTggtttattcttaaaaacaattgctttaaataatttgtttataataacaaaccTGAACCTGAAGCCAACTTCATACTTAAGTATAAGTTTAGTatgatttgataaaattttagtatctaTAGATATCaagatattttaagtattttgatttaaatgtttCCTAATTTTGAGCAGggttctataaattaaatatcatatatacaaattttataataacctagacaattatcaatatttatatgtttaaaacgATTTGCCTTATTTTAAAGAGtatcttacatatttaaaaaaggtgtaggataaaaataatttaaataatagtaggtttttcaaatatttctctaaaattcgataaatttttattacgaaTATGAAAAGATCTATTTATCtggttatttactttttagcagagttcaaattaaattgaacatactattttcaaaatttatatatttaaagtaattttctttattttaatgtatgtaataattaatgaaggtgtaagacaaaaataatttaaatgtaataagtgACTTcttgtctaaaattattttaagttactcaattttaaataggttAGAAAAAGTCATTATGtatattatctattaatttatcagaaatttatctatataaaatttaaatattttactgggcaaaattttatgcaaagtatcatcaatttaatattttgctttCAAAGTTACCTATTTTTTGAAGATTTctagatttatattaaatatttaataattattaaaattcaaatatctcttattattttttctatgggaataaattcaattttgagaaggattccaaaaattaattatttttttaaatacatatcgaataaatattaaaatttggtaatttttaaaaattttggcaattaacaacaaattaacattgaggtttataaattccaaaaaaatctaatatattttactaaattttttacgaataattattaaatttaataatttttcaaatttttattttgagtagaattccaataaattcaatattgtcATTAAACGTCGAATAAGTaccaaaatttgataaattttgagtggaaCTCCAAATTATACGATATTTTTACCaaacatcaaataattatgaatgattatcaaatcaataatttttcatatttttactaattttcttttctatattaaatatgaagacattttttgactaaaattgcaaaaatcgatttttatttctaaagaacgaataattatcaaaataataattctgtaatttttatatatatttttttctatattaaaaatggggaaatgataaattttgagaatggaattacaaaatatttgatatttttaccaAACATCgaataattatcaatgattatgaaatcaataattttctatatttttaccaattttttttctatattaaatatgaagacattttttgactaaaatggtaaaaatccatttttatttctaaaaatcgaataattatcaaaatttgataattcttcaattttttataaatttttctttctatattaaaaatggggACATGATAATTTTGAGTAGAATcccaaaaattcaatatttttactaaacatcgaataattatcaaaaattaatagttttttaaatttatataatttttataaaaaaaataaaaatgagtagAATTCCGGTAAACTcaatataatcattaaaaaatcgaaaaattaccaaaatttgatatttttttaaattgttatcaatttttgtaaactaaaaatgaaattttttaaattttgagtagaattccaaaaaaaattaaatatttttacatcgagtaattatcaaaatttctctatttcatcaattttttaaaattaaagatcatcattgataatttttttgcttCTGAAATTTTTGCTCAATCTTggtatattgataaaaatcatttgatACTTATCCAGGCACCTCAAAGTTACTATCTATCAACGAACCCTGACCTTAAATGActgtattttatgttaataagttaacaaaatgttaaaagtcatgttcagttttaaattaatcatttttcctAGCAGATCGACAATGTTTTATCGCCAAATGCGCGACGTGACTCCAACCTGGCTACGACTCCTGGAAGTCATAGCCGACGGAAGCGGAAACGGCTGCAGAACGAGATTCTATCGTCGTTGGCACACGACCATCAGTCACCATCGCTCCATAAACGACGTTCGTCTATCAGCGATGCCGGTCTGCTGTCGTGTTCCGGTTCCTTCCTGGACTTTACCCACAGCCCGGACGCATCAGGCGCGGCTGGCGCCGAACCGCCCGTCCCCGAAACGCCTAAAAAACAGCTCACCGCCCGTCACCAGGTGTTCCTCGAGCTGGTGCACACGGAGAGGAACTACGTCGGCATCCTCGAAACCATCCTCAACGTAAGCTTACTTATTTTGCTTAATTGTATCTAGTTGTTATTTACCAGTTTGGTTTAGTTGTTTAAGAAAGAGCTGGAGGAGATGCCGGACGACACCGCACTCCTGAACAACACGGAACTGAACCTAATCTTCGGTAAACTGCCTCTGATCTACGAGGCCCATTCGCTAATGTTCAAGGAGTTCGAGTTTTACCTAAACTCTTGGACGGAGGAGGCCAAGATCGGCGACACGATCGTCAAGTTCTCAACGAATTTGCTGAAGGCTTATCCGCCGTTCATCAACAATTTCGAGGTGATGAAGGAGACGATTGACAGCTGCGACAATCGGTACCCGCGCTTCCACGCTTTCCTCAGAGCGAAGCTGACCAAACCGGAATGTGGCCGACAGAGCTTGCAGGAATTATTGATCAGGCCCGTTCAGCGACTGGGCAGCATCAGTTTGTTACTCAATGGTGAGGGAGtggatttattttgttgactgattttgtgtttattaaaaattgtgttgcAGACATTTTAAAGCACACCCCGAAGACAAACCCCGATCATGCCTCTCTCGAACAGGCTCTAGCAGCCCTGAGAGAAGTAATGACTCACATAAACGAGGACAAACGGAAAGCGGAATGTCAAGTGAAGATTTTTACGATCTTCAACGAAATCGACAATTGCCCTGTAAGTAAACCTTATCCTGTGACTCGTAACCGGCTTATTGACTGCGTTGGTTACAGCCCGAAATAGTGTCCTCACACAGAAACTTCGTGGCGAAGACGGAGGTCATTGTGGTCAGCACGTCCGACGGTCTGGCGAGCAAGGGCAGCAATCTGGTCCTGTTCCTGTTCTCCGATCGGCTGGAGGTGTGCAAGAAGAAGTCGAAGGCGTTCAACAGCTTGAAAAGTCCAAGCACAGTGAACAACCTTCCGACCAAAGCTCTCTCCAAG
Coding sequences:
- the LOC109601699 gene encoding protein ECT2 isoform X3, whose amino-acid sequence is MDVVNAQIKSQSSICSESTADEAPSRTASTILDRRICLVGDLQNDVPLRRAADTFDVPVVTSNDGREYIDGSFSTVFVVKEFEGDIFTYLSRAKQCILGPPALQQLAQQEKPLPCNTRPLYNLAMNGVVLCLTGFKVKDELQKLVPLIHHMGGSIRKDVSEKVTHLIANVVGGEKYIYAKTFRVPTMNRQWVYDSWERRNDLDFRATQDKIINEHKLNVFHGVKVCFFGFAGDEERHMTEVLIENGGTATTTDDPSCTHVVMEQSEVFTLEPTSGPLSPKPKPPEPVASPVPVQNTRTPSQLNSCCITGMFSSKTQTMSCLETLKETSQDELSNGMDSMCFEQSFDLNSTHAGYRKRKFPSPEQSSVNAKRKRDKSYSEKRKKVTEFFKTPINLFSNRRRTIDATSFSQSMNDSVLSSSGVFNVETVQNLSCYNDDTPRGVKRLKKSLFNRTFSSSKFLRSSKNKKCDLNATRLSFGEAEEPDGADKINASCFPDFSLNTNHHHTLHGRHPSHSESNEVKVKAARGISASSVVDEQQGRGERPGGFGGRAHIVRAEWFWTSVQKEYCLEETDYIVDEQIDNVLSPNARRDSNLATTPGSHSRRKRKRLQNEILSSLAHDHQSPSLHKRRSSISDAGLLSCSGSFLDFTHSPDASGAAGAEPPVPETPKKQLTARHQVFLELVHTERNYVGILETILNLFKKELEEMPDDTALLNNTELNLIFGKLPLIYEAHSLMFKEFEFYLNSWTEEAKIGDTIVKFSTNLLKAYPPFINNFEVMKETIDSCDNRYPRFHAFLRAKLTKPECGRQSLQELLIRPVQRLGSISLLLNDILKHTPKTNPDHASLEQALAALREVMTHINEDKRKAECQVKIFTIFNEIDNCPPEIVSSHRNFVAKTEVIVVSTSDGLASKGSNLVLFLFSDRLEVCKKKSKAFNSLKSPSTVNNLPTKALSKYKHIKLLSLNAIKRVLDMRESDHCENVFGLVCRHNDEVKEQLYSFRVVVNDDSDREAGKTDDLNYLDKPDFVRTLTRQMANNACTADADQFLAYIDPQQLDIDTTDLNNGTLSKAFKFATRTRLKVGRAFSFNKTPSKLKRAVSSMMSPFGSSTNLTPASQLAQMKLASYTNINMRRESKMFYLMNALNLL
- the LOC109601699 gene encoding protein ECT2 isoform X2, which encodes MDVVNAQIKSQSSICSESTADEAPSRTASTILDRRICLVGDLQNDVPLRRAADTFDVPVVTSNDGREYIDGSFSTVFVVKEFEGDIFTYLSRAKQCILGPPALQQLAQQEKPLPCNTRPLYNLAMNGVVLCLTGFKVKDELQKLVPLIHHMGGSIRKDVSEKVTHLIANVVGGEKYIYAKTFRVPTMNRQWVYDSWERRNDLDFRATQDKIINEHKLNVFHGVKVCFFGFAGDEERHMTEVLIENGGTATTTDDPSCTHVVMEQSEVFTLEPTSGPLSPKPKPPEPVASPVPVQNTRTPSQLNSCCITGMFSSKTQTMSCLETLKETSQDELSNGMDSMCFEQSFDLNSTHAGYRKRKFPSPEQSSVNAKRKRDKSYSEKRKKVTEFFKTPINLFSNRRRTIDATSFSQSMNDSVLSSSGVFNVETVQNLSCYNDDTPRGVKRLKKSLFNRTFSSSKFLRSSKNKKCDLNATRLSFGEAEEPDGADKINASCFPDFSLNTNHHHTLHGRHPSHSESNEVKVKAARGISASSVVDEQQGRGERPGGFGGRAHIVRAEWFWTSVQKEYCLEETDYIVDEIDNVLSPNARRDSNLATTPGSHSRRKRKRLQNEILSSLAHDHQSPSLHKRRSSISDAGLLSCSGSFLDFTHSPDASGAAGAEPPVPETPKKQLTARHQVFLELVHTERNYVGILETILNLFKKELEEMPDDTALLNNTELNLIFGKLPLIYEAHSLMFKEFEFYLNSWTEEAKIGDTIVKFSTNLLKAYPPFINNFEVMKETIDSCDNRYPRFHAFLRAKLTKPECGRQSLQELLIRPVQRLGSISLLLNDILKHTPKTNPDHASLEQALAALREVMTHINEDKRKAECQVKIFTIFNEIDNCPPEIVSSHRNFVAKTEVIVVSTSDGLASKGSNLVLFLFSDRLEVCKKKSKAFNSLKSPSTVNNLPTKALSKYKHIKLLSLNAIKRVLDMRESDHCENVFGLVCRHNDEVKEQLYSFRVVVNDDSDREAGKTDDLNYLDKPDFVRTLTRQMANNACTADADQFLAYIDPQQLDIDTTDLNNGTLSKAFKFATRTRLKVGRAFSFNKTPSKLKRAVSSMMSPFGSSTNLTPASQLAQMKLASYTNINELGNAENSEESPPPVAPMSVQPTRKMKSASLGVNALKRL